The genomic DNA gcatgtgcattCTGAAAGACCCATTGAGTTtctcatcatataatattattgttttaatatagagaaatttaggagcttctttctaatatgagaatttgttagaaatgccatttttgagatactgttttttaaaaatatattttttcaacatttttatttttgtcctcttttacaaagattacaatatgttaaattaattttaagatttttttttttagattaggattctctattttacatttaggatacaATTTTAATGgagtagggtttagtatttggagtttataatttagaatttagtcattttatacatagaaaatatgtattttaaaaaatgaacaaCATGAAAGTGTATTATTGAAAAGTGACATAAGAAAAGGGGTTTTTTGAAAATGTGCTATTTGATATTAAGattcctaaaaatatatgataccaaTATACCATGAGTATATACTACTCAAAActatagaagtcaaattaatcatatatagtatAGAAATATGCAACTCATATCGTACCATGAGCTAAAAAGGCATCACAAGCTTAACAACATGGGTTTTTAGTAacatacaattttcttttttttataatagtttaaaatacgtttttttcttaaagatgaagactaataagaaactaaatttacaatggagagaCTCATATGCATCATCCAATACGAAAAAGTTTAAGCCTGCTTTACCACATGAatgcccaaaagaaaaaaaaatagagattctaaaatataagaaaggaacaaaactaACATGCTCAACATACTAAATCatgatagttcatttttttcatgatgTAGTAATAgtaacacaaccaacaaacacgacaatttgaagtaaaaataaaacatggttcaaGGTCCGACCTATAGTCCAAGCAAGTGAAGCCAAGGATTAGGGTATCAATTTTTCTGGTGCATATTTTAGGTTAAAAGTTTTAGGTCTTCTATGTaggataaaataaattataagttcagttattagtcttttttaataatttcgACAAATTTAGAACTTCAATTTTGTATAAGAAAACAGTATACTATTCATGTAGATATATCCAACTTACgtatgaaattttattaggtttaTGTGAAAACCtatttcatcttttgaattgttggagaatgagcattagattaatgttaattaaacttGTTGTTATTGAGATTTAAAGTGAAATttaacttagaaaaaaaaatgtgaaactctaataaaaaaaattccatattcgaaaagtttgaaaacaataatgagttattaggcagtataatattttttttttataaatgtttaaataaaaatgaaaacattaaaaagacatagaaaaatgtgagcaagcaaaacaaactacaatatggaaataatgaaaataatttttttatattactatttttataattttacttacaataataaaaaagattttttttaaaaacattgacgTATGGCATCCAAAATTGTCAaacattttcaaacatacataaacactctgATCAATAAATACatttgtcaaacattttcacataattttttttttgtagtattaatgCGAATAAGAAACATgataacctgcaaaaaaaaaattcaaactacTGAAGAATACctattaaaatttggaaaaatatataaaaataatagaattcTACATAagaacctaatgactgaaattaaataatagtgACTGAAAATTTGTGTTACAAAAAGAGTAATTAgggattgaattctaatttaTGGAAAACGGAATGAAttctaattttatggaaaaagaATTGGTAAGATCTAATGAGGAATAAATAAGTAggtaattatcaaattacttacgaAACATCCCACCATTAGATTGTATAAGATTAAAGGCATAAACTAAGCAAGAATGGAAACccaaaatcttatataatatgacaagGTTTTTTCCAACTTTGCCTATCGATGCGACATTTGGCTTTCTATTTTTGCGATACATGAACTTTACATTAAATTGAAGTTTGAtctgttaaatttatttatttagaaaagtttttatttcttttatcttcatctaccaaatctttaattatttttgatcttttaatattatttcatagcaagaatctatatagtttattttagtaaaaaaaatgttttacaagAATATATTTCGTCTGATTTAATTTATACGATTTGTAAATTCCTCACTAATGTtccttttaaatttctttactttttgtctaccaaatctttaatcATTTTTTNGGAGAATGAGCAttagattaatgttaattaaacttGTTGTTATTGAGATTTAAAGTGAAATttaacttagaaaaaaaaatgtgaaactctaataaaaaaaattccatattcgaaaagtttgaaaacaataatgagttattaggcagtataatattttttttttataaatgtttaaataaaaatgaaaacattaaaaagacatagaaaaatgtgagcaagcaaaacaaactacaatatggaaataatgaaaataatttttttatattactatttttataattttacttacaataataaaaaagattttttttaaaaacattgacgTATGGCATCCAAAATTGTCAaacattttcaaacatacataaacactctgATCAATAAATACatttgtcaaacattttcacataattttttttttgtagtattaatgCGAATAAGAAACATgataacctgcaaaaaaaaaattcaaactacTGAAGAATACctattaaaatttggaaaaatatataaaaataatagaattcTACATAagaacctaatgactgaaattaaataatagtgACTGAAAATTTGTGTTACAAAAAGAGTAATTAgggattgaattctaatttaTGGAAAACGGAATGAAttctaattttatggaaaaagaATTGGTAAGATCTAATGAGGAATAAATAAGTAggtaattatcaaattacttacgaAACATCCCACCATTAGATTGTATAAGATTAAAGGCATAAACTAAGCAAGAATGGAAACccaaaatcttatataatatgacaagGTTTTTTCCAACTTTGCCTATCGATGCGACATTTGGCTTTCTATTTTTGCGATACATGAACTTTACATTAAATTGAAGTTTGAtctgttaaatttatttatttagaaaagtttttatttcttttatcttcatctaccaaatctttaattatttttgatcttttaatattatttcatagcaagaatctatatagtttattttagtaaaaaaaatgttttacaagAATATATTTCGTCTGATTTAATTTATACGATTTGTAAATTCCTCACTAATGTtccttttaaatttctttactttttgtctaccaaatctttaatcatttttttgtttttaatttagtgttattttatagtaaaaatctctatagtttatttttgttaaaaaaaagtgatctattttacaaaatatattaattctattttgtttttacaatttctaaaattttcacttattttttatCACAACCGTAACTTTATtacttaactatttttatcagtttcacatgtcaatatttactatatattaaactataataaagtagagttgtgagaaattgtcatttggcaccactctatttttttaacatgtgtcatttttatcaattttaattaaataaaaagacacaTTATTGCTAATCTAACTAAAACTGTCTacacacattttttaatttgggaTATTTCATTTGTTCAATTTATTTAGATTACATTTACTTCTCTCAATGAGTTACCTTTATGACATTATCGGTTgacgttttcttttgttcacaTTTTGCAATAATGcatatgaacaaattaattacaattactATGTTTTATAACTGTATTTATTGCCATGAATGTGATTACTCAGAATAATATGTCAATGGAATTCCTTACAAACTCCAAACAATGTTTAgtgtattatataagattcaatGCTCACATGACTAATAACGAAGAAAACAATCACTCACcatatgtctttcttttccCATCATTTCCCAtggtattttttatttcattttttcttatgaagttttttaaaaaaaacatgatgtcTTGCAGTATGAtgattaacatattaatttatctatgaCTATTTGAAGAAATCGTTTAAAAAGCcatgtcaatgttttttttttttttgtattagaGTCTTGTCAATATTTATTAGCCTCTTTCAAaggattatgttttatgatagtcatgatttaaggtttttgcattgttttgtaatgtagtttttttaactttcaaactaTAGTTGGAAGTcttaagtgatgaagatgagcctAATGCTTGATTCCTAAAGCACaatctctttggctttgaacaTTCACTCATAATAACATAGTTGTAAGTCCCTTAGATTTCTCCTCTTAAGTCCTTTGATCTTCAGCTACAATAtatttctaagtttatgttttgtacaAAAGCAAAACTACTTTTATATCGCATTGGTATTGTTTGAGTTACCAATCATACCTCATGTCTATTTTCCTGTAACCCTTACTCCATCCGTCATTATGCTGAAAGAAGCTTACACCATTTCCAatggttatctatatttttttggtttcaattttactaattatattttttataattttacttacaataataaaaaagattttttttaaaaacattgacgTATGGCATCCAAAATTGTCAaacattttcaaacatacataaacactctgATCAATAAATACATTTGTCAAAAaatttcacataattttttttttgtagtattaatgCGAATAAGAAACATgataacctgcaaaaaaaaaattcaaactacTGAAGAATACctattaaaatttggaaaaatatataaaaataatagaattcTACATAagaacctaatgactgaaattaaataatagtgACTGAAAATTTGTGTTACAAAAAGAGTAATTAgggattgaattctaatttaTGGAAAACGGAATGAAttctaattttatggaaaaagaATTGGTAAGATCTAATGAGGAATAAATAAGTAggtaattatcaaattacttacgaAACATCCCACCATTAGATTGTATAAGATTAAAGGCATAAACTAAGCAAGAATGGAAACccaaaatcttatataatatgacaagGTTTTTTCCAACTTTGCCNctattaaaatttggaaaaatatataaaaataatagaattcTACATAagaacctaatgactgaaattaaataatagtgACTGAAAATTTGTGTTACAAAAAGAGTAATTAgggattgaattctaatttaTGGAAAACGGAATGAAttctaattttatggaaaaagaATTGGTAAGATCTAATGAGGAATAAATAAGTAggtaattatcaaattacttacgaAACATCCCACCATTAGATTGTATAAGATTAAAGGCATAAACTAAGCAAGAATGGAAACCCAAAATTTAAACTTTGagccaaaaatttatgaattgataagagaattttgagaacactTAAACATCCCACAATCTAACATGATCTAGAATTCTTTCTTGCCTATGAATCCTTTATAAGATTGAAATCCAGAAGTAAAATTTATGCATAATTTAGAATCTGTTGTTGCCCCTGAATCATAAATAAGATTGAAACTCATATTTATCActtcaaaataaactatcatcagTTCTTTCCTAGGATGAAACCAGAAATTGATAAATTGTGGTTTTAGATCAGAAAGGGCCTACAATTGGTTCTTATTgaagaagggaaaaaagaaatgttgaatttttttttgtttgttttatgggcCAATAGTTATTTAGATCCAAAGTACAAATGAGTTTAGTTAATTAGgttcaaacaacaaaataagacAGGTGTTAGATAAATAATATGCCAAAtgtcatctccttagcaaaagttgagaaaaaccttctcatattatataagatgttGCTTTGTACATGCTTTGTATGTGTTATGACTCGTTTTCCCGAGAAACAAGTCTGGGATTGGTGAGTATGAGATACAAAGCATGAGTCCATCACAATATTAATGAACCATAGAAGCACTCAGATATGGATCATGAAAACACGTCTGGGATTGGTGAGTATGAGATGTTTCTAAACCGGTACACATTTGATTACTTAATATTATATAGTTTCCTTCTTTTGTCAAAATTTCTttatacatatcaaaatattttttattaaatctgAACCGCTCAACATTTTAAACCTAACTAAGAAACCTTATCAATCAAGAAACCACATCTCTCTGTTTCAATTCAAGAAACCATGGCTTCTTCGAAGCGTTTGTTGCGGTTTTTGCCATTTGAGCTAATAGAAGAAATACTAGTCAGGACTCCTGCTGAGTCTTTGAACCGATTCAAGTCGACGTGCAAGCAATGGTACGATCTCATCACCGACAAGAGATTCATGTACAATCACTTGGATCGCTCTCCCGAACGTTTCTTAAGGATCGATGATGGTCAGACGGTTCAAATCATGGATCCGGTGACCGGAATCCATAAAGATTCACCAGTCCCAGACGTGTTTCGCTTTCCATATTCGTTTGATTCTATGGTTCACTGTGATGGACTCATGCTGTGTTTGTGTAGTGACTCGAGTTACGCACGAGAAACAGACGCCAATCTCGCAGTTTGGAATCCGGTAACGAGGAATATCAAATGGATCGAACCGTTGGTCTGTTACTCTGAAACTGATTACTTTGGGATTGGATACGACAATACGTGTCGCCACAACTACAAGATCTTGAGGTTTTCTGGTCCTGTGTCTTTTGATGATCCAGAGGAGTGTGAGATATATGAATTCAAGTCTGATTCGTGGAGAACTCTTGATGCTAAGTTCGATTGGTGTGTTGATCCTACGTGCAAAGGTGTGCCAGTGAAGGGTAATATGTATTGGGTTACTGATCCTGCATATAATCAAAAGCAAGAGTTTATTCTAAGTTTTGATTTCACCATGGAAACGTTCAAGAACGTATGTGTTTGTCCTCGTACCCGGGAGACTAAACGATTAGGCTGTTTCAGTGGAGATAGGCTCTCTTTATTTCTACAAGATGTACAACATGGTGACGAAGAAGTATCAACTGAGATTGAGGTGTGGGTGACAAACAAGTTGAGTGATGGAGTTGTTTCGTTTACCAAATATTTTAATGTCACTATCCCTCAGCTTCCGTTGTTACAGTACCATACTGATATGGCTTGTCCGGGATACTCCATTGGAAATCACAATATTATCATGGTATGGTGCGAAGGATATGCcaaggaagatgatgataagtGGTTTGCTTGCATCACTTTTTACCAAATTGATCAAGGTGGGATCAGAAAACAAATCGAGACAGGACGACATGGATCTCACTACCGTGACCCGTTTATTTGTAGCTATGTGTTCGTTCCAAGTCTGATTCCGGTTCCAGACTAAGAAGGTTGCTTGGTGTTcttaaaattctgtttttttctcttcctctttgtgttgtttattgTTGATCAAGGATCATCCTTCTGTAGAACCAAGAACAGAACACAAGTGCTTTAATAAGAATTACTCTCTTATTAATCTTAaggaaaatatttcaaaaccttAAGCTCAAaaactcataagttgtgctACACACTAGCACCTccttatatagaagaaaaacactaaaacccaaaacccaatagGATTAGTACaaccaaatatattttagattctcCCAAAACATATCAATCTTTATCTCATGTATATTTAgattctcctaaatatactttgGCTTTATCCTCAAGTTATTGCAAGCTTACAACATTTTCCCCCCTAAGCTTggaatcatcatcttcactcaACTCATACACTCCCATAAGTGTTCTCATCTCTTTAAACTTCATCCTTCCTAAAGCTTTGGTCAGAACGTCCGCTCTCTGTAGACTGCCAGGAACATGCTCAACACTGACCTGCTCATTCTCGACACATTCTCGTATGAAGTGGAACCGAGTGTGTATGTGCTTGCTGCGGCCGTGAAACACAGGGTTCTTGGTAAGTGCAATAGTTGATTTGTTGTCGACCCGAATGACCACTTTCTCACTTCTATGTCCAGTTACCTCATCGAGTAGTTCTTGAAGCCAGATTGCTTGTTTGGCTGCTTCCGTAGCTGCCATAAATTCTGCTTCACAAGAGGACAAGGCAACAATCTCTTGCTTTTGTGAACACCAGGTAATAGGTGACTCACCAAGATAAAACATATGACCTGTGGTGCTCTttccatcatcaacatcaacattaTAAGAACTATCACTGTAACCCACAAGCCGTACCTCATTAGTGCGTTTGTAAAACAGACCAAAAGAGCTTGTTCCTTGAAGATACCTAAGAACCTGTTTCAAGCTTGCTCCATGCGAAACCTTAGGCTCCTGCATATACTTACTCAGAACACCAACACTGTAGGCAAGATCCGGTCGTGTGTGAATCAGATATCGCAAACAGCCTATGCTTCTTCgatatttttgttcttcaataGCTAGTTCTCCTTGTGATTTAGACAGCTTCAAGTTCATATCCATCGGTATATGAGTAGGATTGCACTCTCCCATTCCAGTTTCCTCCAAAATCCTACGAGCATATCTCTCTTGCTTTAAAACAATTCCTTCTTCAAGCTGTCTTACTTCAATCCCTAGATAAAATGTAAGCAATCCGAGATCACTCATTTCGAATTTCTCAGCCATTGCTTTCTTAAACTCGAGAATCGATGCTTGAGAAGAACCAGTGACAAGCAggtcatccacatatactgcaaCCAACAGAAGctcatctttcatcttcttaTAGTACAAAGAAGGCTCCTTAGAGCATCTCTGGAACCTCATTTCAATCAGAGTTTTGTTCAGCTTATCATTCCATGCTCTTGGTGCTTGTTTCAGGCCATAGAGAGCTTTATGCAACCTGTAAACCTTTCTTTCACTTCCCTTGATCACAAAACCTTCCGGTTGATGAACAAACACTCGCTCCTTAAGATCACCATACAAGAACGCCGTCTTTACATCTAAATGATGTATCTTCCATCCGTTTGAGGCTGAGTAAGCAATGATGAACCTGATTGTTTCCATTCGAGCCACAGGAGCGAAGACTTCATCATAGTCAATTCCATGTTTTTGAACATACCCCTTAGCAACTAATCTTGCTTTATACTTGTTTATGCTGCCATCGGAGTTCCTCTTTATCTTGAAAACCTATTTTAGTCCAATAGGTTTTACTCCAGAAGGTAGCTCAACTAGGTTCCAGGTATTGTTCTTCTCAATCGACCTGAGTTCATCCTCACACGCTTTTATCCAAACATCTGAAACAGAGGCTTCTGCGAAGTCCCAGGGCTCTTCATTAATGGACAGAAGAAGACGATCAAGTTCTTCATCATGCGTGACATAATCAGACAAATACCTCGGCTGTGACTTAATTCTTGAAGGTCTTCCTTGCTTCGTGTTCGACTACAGTTGAACATTGTCCTCATCATTCGATTCATCGCTATGGTCGTCTTCATCAAGATCATGAGACTGTTCTGTTTCTGCGAATGTTTGATCATTCttaccatcttcttcttcgctagCTTGATCTAAAAATCGAACTCCTCTGTTCCCATATTCACCGAACTTAACAAAGAGTTCTGCAGAATCCTCATGTTTCTCTGTTTCAGCTTTTGTCCAGTCCCAACCTTTGCTTTCATCAAAACGTACGTCCCTGCTCACAATGATCCTCTTACTTGACGGATCAAGTAAACGGTAGGCTTTTGAGCCTGGTTCAGTTCCCAGATTTACCAACATTCTCGACCTGTCGTCCAGCTTTCTTCTTCCCACTGACTCTGTTTTTGCAAACACGATGCAACCAAAGGTTCTTAAGTGATCAAGATTTGGTTTCACGCCTTTCAGCATCTCATACGGGGTCTTATCTATCAATGACCTGGTGGCAATTCTGTTGATGAGGTAAGTTGAGTGCCTTACAGCTTCTCCCCACAGATAATTTGGTAAGTTCATATGTTTCAAAACACTTCTTGACATCCTTAAGAGAGTTATGTTTCTCCTCTCAACAACTCCGTTTTGTTGAGGTGAATACGGAGCTGTCAATTGCCGAATAATTCCGTTTTGCTCACAAAAAGAGTTGAACTCAGTTGATGTGAACTCACCACCCCTATCGGTTCTGAACGCCTTGATCACACATTTAGTCTCTTGTTCTGctattcttttgaat from Camelina sativa cultivar DH55 chromosome 2, Cs, whole genome shotgun sequence includes the following:
- the LOC104714799 gene encoding putative F-box only protein 15, with amino-acid sequence MASSKRLLRFLPFELIEEILVRTPAESLNRFKSTCKQWYDLITDKRFMYNHLDRSPERFLRIDDGQTVQIMDPVTGIHKDSPVPDVFRFPYSFDSMVHCDGLMLCLCSDSSYARETDANLAVWNPVTRNIKWIEPLVCYSETDYFGIGYDNTCRHNYKILRFSGPVSFDDPEECEIYEFKSDSWRTLDAKFDWCVDPTCKGVPVKGNMYWVTDPAYNQKQEFILSFDFTMETFKNVCVCPRTRETKRLGCFSGDRLSLFLQDVQHGDEEVSTEIEVWVTNKLSDGVVSFTKYFNVTIPQLPLLQYHTDMACPGYSIGNHNIIMVWCEGYAKEDDDKWFACITFYQIDQGGIRKQIETGRHGSHYRDPFICSYVFVPSLIPVPD